The following are encoded in a window of Sinorhizobium sojae CCBAU 05684 genomic DNA:
- the leuA gene encoding 2-isopropylmalate synthase: MILKSHPVKQGMPVAALKYEPYPQVALPDRTWPSKTITKAPIWCSVDLRDGNQALVDPMGHDRKARMFHLLLDMGFKEIEIGFPSASQTDFDFARWCVEEGNVPEDVSLQVLVQCRPELITRTFEALEGARNPIVHFYNSTSELQRRVVFAKDVSGIKQIATDAAKMITDMAAKAGGGYRFQYSPESFTGTELEVALEICNAVTEIIRPSADNKLIINLPSTVEMATPNVYADQIEWMCRNLDNRDNLIISLHPHNDRGTGIAATELGLMAGADRVEGTLFGNGERTGNVDVVTLALNMFTQGVDPNLDCSDIERIKEVYEYSNQMVIPERHPYVGELVYTAFSGSHQDAINKGMKALKQANKALWEVPYLPIDPRDVGRSYEAIIRINSQSGKGGIAYILQEDYGINLPRKLQIEFREDIQRITDEGGKELPSKRIHQRFIERYVEQPGARLKFVDHHTYPVSEHKGLRVVAAEITDRGEARRIEGQGTGPIDGFINALSIYLGIELSVADYSEHSLQHGSNAAAIAYVEVEYPGGTLFGVGINTNIVAASLEAIVSAANRVLETLGK, from the coding sequence ATGATTTTGAAATCGCACCCCGTCAAGCAAGGCATGCCTGTGGCCGCGTTGAAATACGAGCCTTATCCGCAGGTGGCGCTGCCGGATCGCACCTGGCCTTCCAAGACGATCACCAAGGCGCCGATCTGGTGCTCGGTCGACCTGCGCGACGGAAACCAGGCGCTCGTCGATCCCATGGGGCACGACCGCAAGGCGCGCATGTTCCACCTGCTCCTGGACATGGGCTTCAAGGAGATCGAGATCGGCTTCCCCTCCGCCTCGCAGACGGATTTCGATTTCGCCCGCTGGTGCGTCGAGGAAGGCAATGTGCCGGAGGACGTGTCCCTGCAGGTGCTGGTGCAATGCCGTCCGGAACTGATCACGCGCACCTTCGAGGCGCTCGAGGGCGCCCGCAATCCGATCGTCCACTTCTATAATTCGACGAGCGAACTACAGCGCCGCGTCGTCTTCGCCAAGGACGTCTCCGGCATCAAGCAGATCGCCACCGATGCCGCCAAGATGATCACCGACATGGCGGCGAAGGCGGGAGGCGGCTACCGCTTCCAGTACTCGCCGGAAAGCTTCACCGGTACGGAACTCGAAGTGGCGCTGGAGATCTGCAACGCCGTCACCGAGATCATCAGGCCGTCGGCGGACAATAAGCTCATCATCAACCTGCCGTCGACGGTCGAGATGGCGACGCCGAACGTCTATGCCGATCAGATCGAATGGATGTGCCGCAATCTCGACAACCGCGATAACCTGATCATCTCGCTGCATCCGCACAACGACCGCGGCACCGGTATCGCCGCAACCGAGCTCGGCCTGATGGCGGGCGCAGACCGCGTGGAGGGCACCCTCTTCGGCAATGGCGAGCGCACCGGCAATGTCGATGTGGTGACGCTGGCGTTGAACATGTTCACGCAGGGCGTCGATCCGAACCTCGACTGCTCGGACATCGAGCGCATCAAGGAAGTCTACGAATATTCCAATCAGATGGTCATTCCGGAGCGTCACCCTTACGTCGGCGAGCTGGTCTACACCGCCTTTTCCGGATCGCACCAGGACGCGATCAACAAGGGCATGAAGGCGCTGAAGCAGGCGAACAAGGCGCTCTGGGAAGTGCCCTACCTGCCGATCGACCCGCGCGACGTCGGACGCAGCTACGAGGCGATCATCCGCATCAACTCGCAATCGGGCAAGGGCGGTATCGCCTATATCCTGCAGGAGGACTACGGCATCAACCTGCCGCGGAAACTGCAGATCGAGTTCCGTGAGGACATCCAGCGCATCACCGACGAGGGGGGCAAGGAACTGCCGTCGAAGCGGATCCATCAGCGCTTCATCGAACGCTATGTGGAGCAGCCCGGCGCGCGCCTCAAATTCGTCGATCACCACACCTATCCGGTCAGCGAGCACAAGGGACTGCGCGTCGTCGCCGCGGAGATTACAGACAGGGGCGAGGCCAGGCGGATCGAGGGCCAGGGCACGGGCCCGATCGACGGTTTCATCAACGCGCTGTCGATCTATCTCGGCATCGAGCTCTCGGTCGCGGACTATTCCGAACACTCGCTGCAGCACGGCTCGAACGCTGCCGCGATCGCCTATGTGGAAGTCGAATATCCGGGCGGCACGCTGTTCGGCGTCGGCATCAACACGAATATCGTCGCCGCCTCGCTCGAAGCGATCGTCTCGGCCGCCAACCGCGTACTGGAGACGTTGGGCAAGTAA
- a CDS encoding ATP-dependent Clp protease proteolytic subunit codes for MNDDEQEEKKTELPLGKETEANLFKSRSIFIYGTVTQELSLKVCSQLVALASASDDDIRIFVNSPGGHVESGDSIHDMIKFVKPKVWTIGTGWVASAGALIYVGAPKERRLCLPNTRFLLHQPSGGTRGMASDIEIQAREIIKMNERLNRIFSEATGQPVEKIAKDTDRDYWLGADEAKAYGLVSRIITSVTEI; via the coding sequence ATGAACGACGACGAACAGGAAGAGAAAAAGACCGAATTGCCGCTCGGCAAGGAAACGGAGGCGAACCTTTTCAAGTCGCGTTCGATTTTCATCTACGGAACGGTCACGCAGGAACTGTCGCTGAAGGTCTGCTCACAGCTCGTGGCATTGGCCTCGGCCAGCGATGACGACATTCGCATCTTCGTCAATTCGCCGGGCGGCCACGTGGAATCGGGCGACAGCATTCACGACATGATCAAATTTGTGAAGCCCAAGGTCTGGACGATCGGCACTGGCTGGGTTGCTTCCGCCGGCGCGCTGATCTATGTCGGCGCGCCCAAGGAACGCCGCCTGTGCCTGCCTAACACCCGCTTCCTGCTGCACCAACCGTCCGGCGGTACGCGCGGCATGGCGTCCGACATCGAGATTCAGGCGCGGGAGATCATAAAGATGAACGAGCGTCTCAACCGGATCTTCTCGGAAGCAACCGGCCAACCTGTCGAGAAGATCGCTAAGGACACCGATCGCGACTACTGGCTCGGCGCGGACGAAGCGAAGGCTTACGGGCTCGTGTCGCGGATCATCACCTCCGTCACCGAAATCTGA
- a CDS encoding HupE/UreJ family protein, translated as MKKQILIAAAALAASAAPAFAHFDPASHGSLMAGLSHPLFGADHILAMLAVGLWAGEIGGRARWMVPAAFVATMAVGFALAVIGVGLPFVEPAILASVVALGLIVAIAVRLGAAKAAAIVAVFALFHGDAHGGELGAAGAWSFAAGFMIATALLHVAGIGLGMALARLSGGGKLARLLGGITALAGAALMLG; from the coding sequence ATGAAGAAACAGATCCTTATCGCCGCCGCCGCGCTTGCTGCCTCCGCCGCACCTGCCTTCGCACATTTCGACCCTGCGTCGCACGGCTCCCTCATGGCCGGTCTGTCGCACCCGCTTTTCGGCGCCGACCATATCCTTGCGATGCTCGCCGTCGGCCTCTGGGCCGGTGAGATCGGCGGCCGGGCACGCTGGATGGTACCCGCGGCCTTCGTCGCCACCATGGCCGTCGGCTTTGCGCTCGCCGTGATCGGCGTCGGCCTGCCCTTCGTCGAACCGGCGATCCTCGCATCCGTCGTTGCTCTCGGCCTGATAGTGGCGATCGCCGTCCGGCTCGGTGCCGCGAAGGCCGCCGCCATTGTCGCCGTTTTCGCGCTGTTCCACGGTGATGCGCATGGGGGCGAGCTCGGTGCGGCCGGGGCCTGGTCCTTTGCCGCGGGCTTCATGATTGCGACCGCCCTCCTCCATGTCGCCGGTATCGGCCTTGGCATGGCTCTCGCTAGGCTCTCGGGCGGCGGCAAGCTCGCCCGCCTCCTCGGCGGCATCACGGCGCTTGCCGGTGCGGCGCTGATGCTGGGATGA
- a CDS encoding GNAT family N-acetyltransferase translates to MLVIRPALPEEIDVLAAVGLSAWRKGIGPLVSASVAARITASNPFVPFLRELRSLALVAEIDGRAAGIGACERGDDTISDIWIAPAFEGRGAGSALIRALEAQIAGRGYAKAHIQVAALNERALQLYRHLGYREIWRKVLFDPILETDLEKIGLSKPL, encoded by the coding sequence ATGCTGGTGATTCGCCCTGCGCTCCCCGAGGAGATTGACGTCCTTGCCGCGGTCGGGCTTTCAGCTTGGCGCAAGGGGATAGGACCACTGGTGTCCGCGTCGGTGGCGGCCAGGATCACCGCAAGTAATCCCTTCGTGCCATTCCTGCGGGAATTGAGGTCGCTCGCGCTGGTGGCCGAGATTGATGGCAGAGCAGCGGGTATTGGCGCCTGCGAGCGCGGCGACGATACGATCAGCGATATCTGGATCGCTCCGGCCTTCGAAGGGCGCGGCGCCGGATCGGCGCTGATACGAGCGCTCGAGGCACAGATCGCCGGTCGAGGCTATGCGAAAGCGCATATTCAGGTGGCCGCCCTGAACGAGCGGGCGCTCCAGCTCTATCGGCACCTCGGCTATCGGGAGATCTGGCGAAAGGTCCTGTTCGACCCGATCCTCGAGACCGATCTGGAGAAGATTGGTCTCTCAAAGCCTCTTTGA
- the queF gene encoding preQ(1) synthase, with the protein MTKTDVSGLSQLGAKVDLPQSPEDAVLERVPSGHAGTDFVVRFTAPEFTSLCPMTGQPDFAHIVIDYVPDGWLVESKSLKLFLHSFRNHGAFHEDCTMEIAKRLVSLLSPKWLRIGAYWYPRGGIPIDVFWQTGNPPEGVWLPDQGVPTYRGRG; encoded by the coding sequence ATGACGAAGACCGATGTATCAGGACTTTCGCAACTCGGAGCAAAGGTGGATCTGCCGCAAAGCCCGGAGGATGCCGTGCTGGAAAGGGTGCCTAGCGGCCACGCCGGCACGGACTTCGTCGTCCGCTTCACCGCGCCGGAGTTCACCTCGCTCTGCCCAATGACGGGACAGCCGGACTTCGCACATATTGTCATCGACTACGTGCCGGATGGCTGGCTGGTCGAGTCGAAATCCCTGAAACTGTTCCTGCATTCCTTCCGCAATCACGGCGCCTTCCATGAGGATTGCACCATGGAGATCGCCAAGCGGCTGGTGTCGCTGCTCTCGCCGAAGTGGCTGCGGATCGGCGCCTACTGGTACCCGCGCGGCGGCATCCCGATCGACGTCTTCTGGCAGACCGGCAATCCCCCAGAGGGCGTCTGGCTGCCGGACCAGGGCGTGCCGACCTACCGCGGACGCGGGTGA